A genomic region of Arvicola amphibius chromosome 7, mArvAmp1.2, whole genome shotgun sequence contains the following coding sequences:
- the LOC119819022 gene encoding mitotic spindle assembly checkpoint protein MAD2A-like isoform X2: MLNLSCNSILYQRGIYPSETFTGVQKYGLTLLVTTDPELIKYLSTVVEQLKDWLYKCSVRKLVVVISNIERGEVLERWQFDIECDRTTKEDGVCREKSQKAIQDEIRSVIGQITATVTFLPLLEVSRSFDLLIYTDKDLVVPEKWEESGPQFITDSEEVCLRLLIHYHNPQSELYGGLQNPCH, encoded by the exons atgttgaatctttcctg CAACAGCATTTTGTATCAGCGTGGCATATATCCGTCGGAAACCTTTACTGGAGTGCAGAAGTATGGACTCACCCTGCTTGTAACTACTGACCCGGAGCTCATAAAGTATCTCAGTACTGTGGTGGAGCAGCTAAAAGATTGGCTCTACAAGTGCTCGGTCCGGAAACTGGTGGTGGTCATCTCCAATATTGAAAGAGGTGAGGTCCTTGAAAGATGGCAGTTTGACATTGAGTGTGACAGAACTACAAAAGAAGATGGTGTTTGTCGAGAAAAGTCACAGAAAGCCATCCAGGATGAAATCCGTTCTGTCATCGGGCAGATCACAGCGACTGTGACTTTTCTGCCACTGCTGGAAGTTTCTCGTTCATTTGATCTGCTGATTTACACCGACAAAGATTTAGTTGTACCTGAAAAATGGGAGGAATCAGGGCCCCAGTTCATTACCGATTCTGAAGAAGTCTGTCTACGCCTGCTCATTCACTACCACAATCCACAAAGCGAACTGTATGGCGGCCTACAAAATCCCTGCCACTGA
- the LOC119819022 gene encoding mitotic spindle assembly checkpoint protein MAD2A-like isoform X1, whose protein sequence is MAQQLAWGQGITLRRSAEIVTEFFSFGSNSILYQRGIYPSETFTGVQKYGLTLLVTTDPELIKYLSTVVEQLKDWLYKCSVRKLVVVISNIERGEVLERWQFDIECDRTTKEDGVCREKSQKAIQDEIRSVIGQITATVTFLPLLEVSRSFDLLIYTDKDLVVPEKWEESGPQFITDSEEVCLRLLIHYHNPQSELYGGLQNPCH, encoded by the coding sequence ATGGCACAGCAGCTCGCCTGGGGGCAAGGCATCACCCTGCGCAGGAGCGCGGAGATCGTGACCGAATTTTTCTCATTTGGCAGCAACAGCATTTTGTATCAGCGTGGCATATATCCGTCGGAAACCTTTACTGGAGTGCAGAAGTATGGACTCACCCTGCTTGTAACTACTGACCCGGAGCTCATAAAGTATCTCAGTACTGTGGTGGAGCAGCTAAAAGATTGGCTCTACAAGTGCTCGGTCCGGAAACTGGTGGTGGTCATCTCCAATATTGAAAGAGGTGAGGTCCTTGAAAGATGGCAGTTTGACATTGAGTGTGACAGAACTACAAAAGAAGATGGTGTTTGTCGAGAAAAGTCACAGAAAGCCATCCAGGATGAAATCCGTTCTGTCATCGGGCAGATCACAGCGACTGTGACTTTTCTGCCACTGCTGGAAGTTTCTCGTTCATTTGATCTGCTGATTTACACCGACAAAGATTTAGTTGTACCTGAAAAATGGGAGGAATCAGGGCCCCAGTTCATTACCGATTCTGAAGAAGTCTGTCTACGCCTGCTCATTCACTACCACAATCCACAAAGCGAACTGTATGGCGGCCTACAAAATCCCTGCCACTGA